One Methylobacterium sp. AMS5 genomic region harbors:
- a CDS encoding IS5 family transposase (programmed frameshift) — MDEFWLTDAQFAKIEPHLPTDARGKDRVDDRRVISGIIHVLKSGGRWADAPREVYGPRKTLYNRFVRWAAKGVWTDLFETLAKAGGPPSQVLIDSSAVKAHRCASGGKGGHNQAIGRSRGGRTTKIHALTDRFCRPLAFLLTGGQVADCKAGALLLERSPRCRILLADKGYDSDAIRRQIEATGAAPNIPPKSNRRWKPCFSPVLYKGRNAIERMFGRIKDFRRVATRYDRLATNYLAAVSIAATVSYWL; from the exons ATGGACGAGTTTTGGCTGACGGACGCACAGTTTGCGAAGATTGAGCCGCACTTGCCGACAGATGCGCGAGGCAAGGATCGCGTCGATGACCGTCGGGTGATCAGCGGCATCATCCACGTGCTGAAGTCGGGCGGGCGTTGGGCGGATGCGCCACGCGAGGTTTATGGTCCAAGAAAGACGCTCTACAATCGCTTCGTGCGGTGGGCGGCCAAGGGGGTCTGGACCGATCTGTTCGAGACCCTGGCCAAGGCTGGCGGCCCACCCTCGCAGGTGCTCATCGATTCCTCGGCCGTGAAGGCGCATCGCTGCGCATCCGGCGGAAAAGGGGGA CATAATCAGGCCATCGGCCGTTCGCGGGGCGGGCGCACGACCAAAATCCATGCGCTCACCGACCGGTTCTGCCGCCCGCTTGCTTTCCTGCTGACAGGCGGACAGGTCGCGGACTGCAAGGCAGGAGCCTTACTCCTCGAGCGTTCGCCCCGGTGCCGCATCCTGCTCGCCGACAAAGGCTACGACAGCGACGCCATCCGTCGGCAGATCGAGGCGACGGGAGCCGCCCCCAACATCCCGCCGAAATCCAATCGGCGCTGGAAGCCGTGCTTCTCGCCAGTCCTCTACAAAGGCCGCAACGCCATCGAGCGTATGTTCGGTCGCATCAAGGACTTCCGTCGCGTTGCCACACGATACGACAGGCTCGCAACCAACTATCTCGCCGCCGTCTCCATCGCAGCCACCGTCAGCTATTGGTTATGA